TTATTCACTTTCAGGGTGCGGCCCATCCATTCTGCTCCATCTAAAGCTTCAATTGCAGCTTCTTCTTCAGCATCTGTTGCCATTTCAACAAACCCAAAGCCACGCATCCGCCCTGTTTCGCGATCCGTAGGCAATTGAACCCGTTTAACGGTTCCGTAGTCTGTAAATACAGATGTGAGGTCGTCTTGCGTAACTTCGTAGGATAGGTTCCCTACATATATCGACACGGAAATAACTCCAACATTCAATATTTTGAGAGACTCAGTTTCGGAGGTTTGCCTGCCGACACAGATAAATAAACTTGCTGTGCATTAAACAAAGCT
This is a stretch of genomic DNA from Microcoleus sp. FACHB-831. It encodes these proteins:
- a CDS encoding RNA-binding protein, giving the protein MSIYVGNLSYEVTQDDLTSVFTDYGTVKRVQLPTDRETGRMRGFGFVEMATDAEEEAAIEALDGAEWMGRTLKVNKAKPREDGGGGRPAGSRGGPGGGKFSSRRF